The proteins below come from a single Marinobacter arenosus genomic window:
- a CDS encoding alpha/beta fold hydrolase produces the protein MQIRDTMVALEGGVAVEVRRIRHIDGRRDGEQRPTLVFLHESLGSIALWRRFPERLAKATGFDALIYNRLGYGQSSDEPLPRPYGYQEKEGEVLLPALLDELGIDDVVLIGHSDGGSIALIAAGALGARVRALATMAAHIYADHLTIAGIREMAVRYRETDLRDKLQRYHGDRTDDLFNAWQSVWLDEGFQAYMNFERWLAAIQCPSMIIQGEDDEYGVPEQVTDIVAGIGPTAQAVFLPEVGHSPHLEKPDQVLELICDFLLRETA, from the coding sequence ATGCAGATCCGCGACACGATGGTGGCATTGGAGGGTGGGGTGGCCGTGGAAGTTCGCCGCATCCGCCATATCGACGGCCGCCGGGATGGCGAGCAGAGGCCTACCCTGGTCTTCCTGCACGAGTCGCTCGGCAGCATTGCGCTGTGGCGACGGTTTCCCGAGCGTCTCGCCAAGGCGACCGGCTTCGATGCGCTGATCTACAACCGTCTCGGGTATGGCCAGTCTTCCGATGAACCCCTGCCGCGCCCCTACGGTTACCAGGAAAAGGAAGGCGAGGTTCTGTTGCCCGCCCTGCTGGACGAACTTGGCATCGACGACGTGGTGCTCATTGGCCACAGCGATGGCGGTTCGATTGCCCTGATTGCGGCCGGTGCCCTGGGTGCGAGGGTGAGGGCGCTGGCCACCATGGCGGCGCACATCTACGCTGACCACCTCACCATTGCCGGCATCCGGGAGATGGCGGTGCGATACCGGGAAACGGACCTGCGCGACAAGCTGCAGCGTTACCACGGCGATCGGACCGATGATCTGTTTAACGCCTGGCAATCCGTCTGGCTGGATGAAGGCTTTCAGGCCTACATGAATTTCGAGCGCTGGCTGGCGGCTATCCAATGCCCGTCTATGATCATTCAGGGGGAAGACGATGAATACGGTGTGCCGGAGCAGGTGACCGATATCGTCGCGGGCATTGGGCCAACGGCCCAGGCTGTGTTCTTGCCGGAGGTCGGGCATTCGCCCCACCTTGAAAAGCCGGACCAGGTTCTGGAACTGATCTGCGACTTTTTGCTAAGAGAAACGGCTTGA
- a CDS encoding PaaI family thioesterase — MIITFEELQAFLDEQFPQGAAYGSLQKLGDGWAEMKLDVDEEHLRPGGTVSGPAMMGLADVTLYAALLSKIGLVPLAVTTNLNINFLRKPVAHKPIWAKATMLKVGRTMGVGEVFVYSEGAEEPVAHSTMTYSIPPER, encoded by the coding sequence ATGATCATCACGTTTGAAGAGCTGCAGGCGTTTCTCGACGAGCAGTTTCCGCAGGGGGCCGCATACGGCTCCCTGCAGAAGCTCGGAGACGGCTGGGCGGAAATGAAATTGGACGTGGACGAAGAGCATCTGAGGCCGGGAGGAACGGTCTCCGGGCCCGCCATGATGGGGTTGGCAGACGTTACGCTGTACGCCGCGCTGCTCAGCAAGATCGGGCTGGTGCCGCTGGCGGTGACCACCAACCTCAACATCAACTTTCTGCGCAAGCCGGTGGCCCACAAGCCCATCTGGGCGAAGGCCACCATGCTGAAGGTTGGTCGCACCATGGGGGTCGGGGAGGTGTTTGTTTACTCGGAAGGCGCCGAGGAACCGGTGGCCCATTCCACCATGACTTACTCCATTCCTCCTGAACGATAG
- a CDS encoding AI-2E family transporter, translating to MDDQQTNNPPADGSKRPLISSDLSTPIYGLFTLGILYTLYVAHQIVLPIILAILTSLLLSPIVKKLYVTLRIPRMVSALFLVLLVLAGIAGITYAVATPVVKWAEQAPQGISRLLVGQSEIKRQISKVTESAEQVEKSMEELSESNKAKPATVVLQTESWRSQLLSKARNGIAGLLLAMALTYFLLVGGDRIIRNFVRQLPKDQRKTVLRITHDSQHEIAQYLGVLALSNTAVGVATGIMCWAVGLPDPAVWGLIAGLARFIPYLGVILTISLLAVVSAISLDIVWMMAVAPLGFLTLTTLVGFFIEPWVHGFRMAINPVVIFVSIFFWGWL from the coding sequence GTGGACGACCAGCAAACGAACAACCCGCCAGCGGATGGCAGCAAGCGGCCGCTCATCTCCTCCGATCTTTCCACGCCGATCTACGGGCTGTTTACCCTTGGCATCCTGTACACGCTGTACGTTGCGCACCAGATTGTCCTGCCCATCATCCTGGCCATTCTGACCAGCCTGTTGCTGTCACCCATCGTGAAAAAGCTTTACGTGACCCTGCGCATTCCCCGGATGGTCAGCGCCCTGTTCCTGGTGCTGCTGGTGCTGGCGGGGATCGCCGGGATCACCTATGCGGTCGCAACGCCGGTGGTGAAGTGGGCGGAACAAGCGCCCCAGGGCATTTCCCGGTTGCTGGTAGGGCAGAGTGAGATCAAGCGGCAGATCAGCAAGGTGACGGAATCGGCCGAGCAGGTCGAAAAATCCATGGAGGAGCTGTCGGAGAGTAACAAGGCGAAGCCCGCCACCGTGGTCCTGCAGACGGAGTCCTGGCGAAGCCAGTTGCTGAGCAAGGCCCGAAATGGCATCGCCGGCTTGTTGCTGGCCATGGCGCTGACCTATTTCCTGCTGGTGGGCGGTGATCGGATCATCAGGAATTTTGTGCGGCAACTGCCCAAAGACCAGCGAAAAACCGTGCTTCGCATCACCCACGATTCCCAGCACGAGATCGCGCAATACCTTGGGGTCCTGGCCCTGAGCAACACAGCGGTGGGCGTGGCGACCGGGATAATGTGCTGGGCGGTGGGCCTGCCGGACCCTGCGGTGTGGGGGCTGATTGCCGGCCTGGCCCGGTTCATTCCCTATCTTGGCGTGATTCTGACCATCTCCCTGCTGGCGGTGGTGTCGGCGATCAGTCTGGATATCGTCTGGATGATGGCGGTTGCGCCACTGGGCTTCCTGACGCTCACCACACTGGTGGGCTTTTTCATCGAGCCCTGGGTCCACGGTTTTCGCATGGCCATCAACCCGGTGGTCATCTTTGTGTCGATCTTCTTTTGGGGCTGGCTCTGA
- a CDS encoding proline racemase family protein has translation MKPELTLQLMDTHAGGDVSRIVTGGIDPLPGDTVRAQMEYLRDDADGLRRLLLEEPYGIPEMSVDLLVPPTDPRAAAGYIIMEVMGYPIYSGSNTICTATAVLEAGIVPKREGRQHFMLESPAGLVQIEALVRDGVVEAITCEGLPSYIHTYQANIDVPSLGTVNYSVAYSGGFYALVDATELGFDLTLDEERKLAETAHTIVEAIQAERGFSHYTLGDVGPLPFLHFMGPVEQVAEGYYRSRSATYVHPGVICRSTTGTGTSARLALMHYQGTIKPGDRLETVSLRETGFIGQFSAVEQEGEYQVVKNHITGRGYVIARSDIVVNCDDPMVECDSLRHILSSRHAPPTG, from the coding sequence ATGAAACCGGAACTGACCCTTCAGTTGATGGACACCCACGCCGGCGGTGACGTCAGCCGCATTGTGACCGGCGGCATTGATCCGCTCCCCGGCGACACCGTGCGGGCCCAGATGGAATACCTGCGGGACGATGCCGACGGCCTGCGCAGGCTGTTGCTGGAAGAGCCCTATGGCATACCCGAGATGTCGGTGGACCTGTTGGTGCCGCCGACAGATCCCCGGGCGGCGGCCGGGTACATCATCATGGAGGTGATGGGGTACCCCATCTATTCCGGCTCCAACACCATCTGCACGGCTACCGCTGTGCTTGAGGCAGGCATCGTGCCCAAGCGGGAAGGCCGGCAGCACTTTATGCTGGAGTCCCCGGCCGGGCTGGTCCAGATTGAGGCGTTGGTGCGTGACGGAGTAGTCGAAGCCATTACCTGCGAGGGCCTGCCCAGCTACATTCACACCTACCAGGCCAACATTGACGTGCCGTCCCTCGGCACCGTGAACTACAGCGTGGCTTACAGTGGCGGTTTCTACGCCCTGGTGGATGCCACGGAACTGGGTTTTGACCTGACCCTGGACGAAGAGCGCAAGCTGGCCGAAACCGCCCACACCATTGTCGAGGCCATCCAGGCCGAGCGTGGGTTTTCGCATTACACGCTGGGCGACGTGGGGCCGCTGCCGTTCCTGCATTTCATGGGGCCGGTGGAGCAGGTGGCGGAGGGGTACTACCGTTCCCGTTCAGCCACCTACGTGCATCCAGGCGTGATCTGCCGAAGCACCACCGGTACCGGTACCTCGGCGCGGCTGGCCCTGATGCATTACCAGGGCACCATCAAGCCCGGCGACCGGCTGGAAACCGTCTCCCTCCGAGAAACCGGTTTCATTGGCCAGTTCAGTGCGGTTGAGCAGGAAGGGGAATACCAGGTGGTGAAGAACCACATCACTGGCAGGGGCTATGTCATTGCCCGCTCCGATATCGTGGTGAACTGCGACGACCCCATGGTGGAATGCGATAGCCTTCGCCACATCCTGTCCAGCCGCCACGCCCCGCCAACCGGGTAG
- a CDS encoding ABC transporter ATP-binding protein, with the protein MSEQYVLETRNLVKEFKGFVAVDDVNLKIQKGHIHALIGPNGAGKTTVFNLLTKFLIPTRGQILFNGQDITAMKSAAIARKGVVRSFQISAVFPHMTALENIRVALQSFEGTSFSFWKSGTSLNKLNERCMELLDSVGLAEYANTTTVELAYGRKRALELATTLAMEPQLLLLDEPTQGMGAEDVDRVVELVRKAAQGRTVLMVEHNLSVVSKLCDRITVLAQGAVLTEGDYETVSADPRVREVYMGSSDSGERGTPNSEDQAEAAQ; encoded by the coding sequence ATGAGTGAACAGTACGTTCTGGAGACCCGCAACCTTGTCAAAGAGTTCAAGGGCTTTGTCGCGGTCGACGACGTGAATCTGAAGATTCAGAAAGGCCACATACACGCCCTGATCGGTCCCAACGGTGCAGGCAAGACCACGGTCTTCAACCTGCTGACCAAGTTCCTGATTCCGACCCGTGGCCAGATTCTGTTCAACGGCCAGGACATTACCGCGATGAAGTCTGCTGCCATCGCCCGCAAAGGGGTGGTGCGATCTTTCCAGATTTCGGCCGTGTTCCCCCACATGACGGCTCTGGAGAATATCCGGGTGGCCCTGCAAAGCTTCGAGGGTACCTCGTTCAGTTTCTGGAAATCCGGAACCTCACTGAACAAACTCAACGAGCGTTGCATGGAGCTGCTGGACTCGGTCGGGCTGGCGGAATACGCCAACACCACCACCGTTGAGCTGGCCTACGGGCGCAAGCGGGCCCTGGAACTGGCGACAACCCTGGCGATGGAGCCGCAGCTGTTGCTGCTGGACGAACCCACCCAGGGCATGGGCGCGGAAGACGTTGACCGGGTGGTGGAGCTGGTGCGCAAGGCCGCCCAGGGCCGCACGGTACTGATGGTTGAGCACAACCTCAGTGTTGTCAGCAAACTGTGTGACCGGATCACGGTACTGGCCCAGGGCGCGGTACTCACCGAAGGGGATTACGAGACCGTGTCAGCAGACCCCCGCGTCCGCGAGGTGTACATGGGCAGCAGCGATAGCGGTGAACGCGGTACCCCGAACTCGGAAGACCAGGCGGAGGCGGCCCAATGA
- a CDS encoding zinc-binding dehydrogenase: protein MIPTTMKAMVLTGHGGVDKLEYQDVPTPKPGAGQVLVQVTATAKNNTDRKAREGLYPTKKGEMTSFQMGGKPTLLFPRIQGADIAGRVVAVGEGVDPGRVGERGLLDFNIYANDRRDINLTPDYFGHGADGGYAEYVALPSDQFHHIPNPELSDAEVASMGMCSYQTAYHMVTSANIQAGERVLVTGASGGVGTALIQLCRIIGAVPYALSKQDKAEALIKLGAEAVLDRSDMDSFVDRVKAETGGRPIDVVMDLVGGEMTDIFIDTMIFDMNARSTYPRLSIAGASGGNISEILWTRIYLYQVQIFGVSHGTREEADQLMAWIRDGQLKPVLHGAFRLSDLHHAEEYFVNRGSNYLGKIVIVPDAQWDDHGKSWSLENA, encoded by the coding sequence ATGATACCCACGACCATGAAAGCCATGGTGCTGACCGGACACGGCGGCGTCGACAAACTTGAGTACCAGGACGTACCGACACCAAAGCCGGGAGCGGGACAGGTGCTGGTTCAGGTGACGGCGACGGCCAAGAACAACACCGACCGCAAGGCCCGGGAGGGTCTGTACCCCACCAAAAAGGGTGAAATGACCTCGTTCCAGATGGGCGGCAAGCCGACGTTGCTCTTTCCCCGTATTCAGGGCGCGGACATCGCCGGCCGGGTTGTGGCCGTCGGGGAGGGCGTTGACCCGGGCCGCGTGGGTGAGCGGGGGTTGCTGGATTTCAACATCTACGCCAACGATCGCCGCGACATCAATCTGACGCCGGACTACTTCGGTCATGGAGCCGATGGCGGGTATGCCGAGTACGTGGCCTTGCCTTCCGACCAGTTTCATCACATCCCGAACCCGGAGCTGTCCGACGCCGAGGTGGCGTCCATGGGCATGTGTTCCTACCAGACCGCCTACCACATGGTGACCTCCGCCAACATCCAGGCCGGCGAACGGGTGCTGGTCACGGGCGCCAGCGGCGGTGTGGGTACCGCACTGATTCAGCTGTGCCGCATTATCGGCGCCGTGCCCTATGCCCTGAGCAAACAGGACAAGGCGGAGGCCCTGATCAAGCTGGGCGCCGAGGCGGTTCTGGATCGCTCGGACATGGACAGCTTTGTTGACCGGGTAAAGGCCGAGACCGGGGGCAGGCCCATTGATGTGGTGATGGACCTGGTCGGCGGCGAGATGACCGACATCTTCATCGACACCATGATCTTCGATATGAACGCCCGCAGCACCTACCCGCGCCTGAGTATTGCCGGGGCCAGCGGCGGCAACATCAGTGAAATCCTGTGGACCCGGATCTACCTCTACCAGGTGCAGATTTTTGGCGTGTCCCACGGCACCCGCGAGGAAGCCGACCAGCTCATGGCCTGGATTCGGGACGGCCAGCTGAAGCCGGTTCTGCACGGCGCCTTCCGGCTGTCAGATCTGCACCATGCCGAGGAGTATTTTGTGAACCGGGGTAGCAATTATCTCGGCAAGATCGTGATTGTTCCCGACGCCCAGTGGGACGATCACGGCAAATCCTGGTCGCTGGAGAACGCCTGA
- a CDS encoding AMP-binding protein: MSLPEYTAVYNNFDPIALEAEVLDGRLDSGLNVCHEICDKWANDPQKVALYYEKDGGGEGTLTFAELKEASARFANYLTSRGIGKGDRVAALLPRTPELLIVIAGTLRAGAVYQPLFTAFGSGAIEYRFERASTKLVVTNPENYPKLTDVKDCPPVVGVDASAIDAEIPDFEATLASQSSDFEPVMVTGDDPFLQMFTSGTVGKSKGVAVPARALLAFYVYMKYAIDLREDDKFWNVADPGWAYGLYYAVVGPLLMGHATHFNPGGFTPESTYDMIRKYKITNLAAAPTAYRLLKANDHVLPEGENLGLRVASSAGEPLNPEVVNWIKNRHFCPVKDHYGQTETGMTCCNFHGLEHPVREGSMGYASPGHKVVALNEKNEEVGAGEVGQLAVDVAASPLFHFDGYTWGEKDPFVKGYYLTGDMVICHGDGCFSFSGRDDDIITTAGYRVGPADVESTLLEHAAVAESGVVGKPDEKRGSIIKAYVVIKGDQAAGDEQALKDELQDLVRRRLSTHAFPREIEFVDELPKTPSGKIQRFVLRNRAQEEKGA; this comes from the coding sequence ATGAGCCTTCCGGAATATACCGCCGTGTACAACAATTTCGATCCGATCGCACTGGAGGCCGAGGTCCTGGATGGCCGCCTGGACAGCGGTCTGAACGTATGCCACGAGATCTGTGACAAGTGGGCGAATGATCCGCAGAAAGTCGCGCTCTATTACGAGAAAGACGGTGGCGGTGAGGGCACGCTGACCTTTGCCGAACTGAAGGAAGCCTCGGCCCGTTTTGCCAATTACCTGACATCCCGCGGCATCGGTAAAGGTGACCGGGTTGCCGCGCTGCTGCCGCGGACGCCGGAACTGCTGATCGTGATCGCGGGTACCCTGCGTGCCGGCGCCGTTTATCAGCCGCTGTTTACCGCGTTTGGTTCCGGGGCCATCGAGTATCGGTTTGAGCGTGCCAGCACCAAGCTGGTGGTCACCAACCCGGAGAACTACCCCAAGCTGACCGATGTGAAAGACTGCCCACCGGTCGTGGGCGTTGACGCCAGCGCCATTGACGCCGAGATTCCCGATTTCGAAGCCACCCTGGCCAGCCAGTCCAGCGATTTCGAGCCCGTGATGGTGACCGGGGACGATCCGTTCCTGCAGATGTTCACCTCCGGTACCGTCGGCAAATCCAAGGGCGTCGCCGTTCCGGCCCGGGCCCTGCTGGCGTTCTATGTGTACATGAAGTACGCCATCGATCTGCGTGAAGACGACAAGTTCTGGAACGTGGCCGATCCGGGCTGGGCTTATGGGCTGTACTACGCCGTGGTCGGGCCGCTGCTGATGGGCCACGCCACTCATTTCAATCCGGGCGGTTTCACGCCGGAATCCACCTACGACATGATCCGCAAGTACAAGATCACCAACCTGGCGGCGGCGCCGACGGCGTACCGTCTGCTCAAGGCCAACGATCATGTGCTGCCCGAGGGTGAGAACCTGGGCCTGCGGGTGGCCAGCAGTGCCGGCGAGCCACTGAACCCGGAAGTGGTGAACTGGATCAAGAACCGGCATTTCTGCCCGGTCAAGGATCACTACGGCCAGACGGAAACCGGTATGACCTGCTGCAACTTCCACGGCTTGGAACACCCGGTGCGTGAAGGCTCCATGGGCTACGCGTCGCCGGGCCACAAGGTGGTCGCCCTGAACGAGAAGAACGAAGAGGTGGGCGCCGGGGAAGTCGGGCAGCTCGCCGTGGACGTTGCCGCCTCGCCACTGTTCCATTTCGATGGCTACACCTGGGGCGAGAAAGACCCGTTTGTGAAGGGCTATTACCTCACCGGTGACATGGTGATCTGCCACGGTGACGGCTGCTTCTCCTTCAGCGGCCGGGATGACGACATCATCACCACCGCGGGTTATCGGGTCGGCCCGGCCGATGTGGAAAGCACGCTGCTGGAGCATGCCGCCGTGGCCGAGTCCGGCGTGGTGGGCAAGCCCGATGAAAAGCGCGGTTCCATCATCAAGGCCTACGTGGTGATCAAGGGCGATCAGGCCGCCGGGGATGAGCAGGCCCTGAAGGACGAGTTGCAAGACCTGGTGCGCCGTCGCCTGTCTACCCACGCCTTCCCGCGCGAGATCGAGTTTGTGGATGAGCTGCCGAAAACGCCGAGCGGCAAGATCCAGCGCTTCGTTCTTCGCAACCGGGCTCAGGAAGAAAAGGGCGCATGA